ACGCTTGGTGGGCGCGGGCAACGAACGCAGAATCCCGCGCCGGTTTCGACGCCTTCCTTCAAGGAAAACCCCATGGCCTACACCGACCGCGTCAAGCAGATCCTCTCCTGGTATCCCTCCGACAATCCCGGCACGCTGACGAACCTGGCGCGCCTCCTGAACCACGGCACGCTCGCCGGCACGGGCAAGCTGGTCATCCTGCCGGTGGATCAGGGCTTCGAGCACGGCCCCGCGCGCTCCTTCGGTCCCAACCCCGCCGGGTATGATCCGGACTACCACGCGCAGCTGGCCATCGAGTCCGGCTGCAACGCGTACGCGGCGCCGCTGGGCTTCCTGGAGGCCATCGCGGGCAAGCTGGCCGGCGAGATTCCCCTCATCCTGAAGGTGAACAACTCCGACTCGCTGGCCAAGACGGCCGCGCCCATGTCCGCGGTGACGTCGTCCGTGAAGGACGCGGTGCGCCTGGGCTGCACGGCGGTGGGCTACACCATCTACCCGGGCTCCGCGGCCCGCAACGAGCAGTACCAGGACCTGCGCGACATCATCGCGGAGGCCAAGTCCTACGGCCTGCCCACGGTCCTCTGGGCCTACCCGCGCGGCGCCCTGACCAAGGAGGGCGAGACGGCCATCGACGTGGTGGCGTACGCGGCGCAGATCAGCGCGCAGATGGGCGCGCACATCATCAAGGTGAAGCCGCCCACGGACTTCCTGGAGCAGGCGGAGGCGAAGAAGGCCTTCGAGAAGGCGAACATCTCCACCAAGACGCTCGCGGACCGCGTGCGCGAGGTGGTGCGCTCCGCGTTCAACGGCAAGCGCATCGTCATCTTCTCCGGCGGCGAGGCGAAGGAGACGTCCGCCCTCATGGAGGACATCAAGCAGATCCACCAGGGTGGCGGCTTCGGCTCCATCATGGGCCGCAACGCCTTCCAGCGTCCGCACGACGAGTCCATCAAGCTGCTCAAGGACGTGATGAACGTCTTCGCGGGCAAGTAGTCCCCGCGCGCGGTCATCCGTGGCGTGGCGCCCTTCCCGGCCGGACTCCTCGCGGGACGGGCGCCATGCTCGCGGAAGCGTTTCGCCGTGAACGCAGGCAGGCTGGCAGGTCCTGGAGCGGCCGGCCTCCCACGTTCCTCCAATGGCCTCTCCGAGGCGCTTCGATTACGCAACGGGGATGAGTCACGGATCCAGGACGTCCGGTGGGCACGGCGCGAACGCACCCGCGCCGCAGCCGGACGACGCCGACCGCGCGGCGGCTCGGGAGGTGCTCGCCGGCGGCGGCGAGATGGGCGCCCTGATGCGCGCCATGGACTGGTCCAAGACGCCGCTGGGTCCGGTGTCCGCCTGGCCGCAGTCCCTGCGCACCCTCACCAGCGCCTGTCTCAACTCGCGCTTCCCCATGATGATCTTCTGGGGGCCGGAGCTGGTGAAGCTCTACAACGACGCGTACCGGCCCATGCTGGGCGGCAAGCACCCCTTCGCCATGGGGCGGCCCGGGCGCGAGGTCTGGGCGGAGATCTGGGACATCATCAGCCCGATGATCCAGCAGGTCCGGGCCGAAGGACGCGCCACGCTGGCGGAGAACCAGCAGCTCTTCCTGGAACGCGAAGGCTTCCTGGAGGAGACCTACTTCACCTTCTCCTACAGCCCCGTGCTCGACGAGTCGGGGGGCGTGGGCGGGGTGCTCGACACGGCAGTGGAGACCACCAGCCAGGTGCTGGACGCGCGCCGGCTCCGGACGCTGCAGGAGGTGGCATCACGCGCGGGAGGGAGTCTTCGCATCCACGACGCCTCCACGCGCGGCATGGAGGCGCTCGCCACCAACCCCGCGGACCTCCCGTTCGCGCTGCTCTACCTCGTGGAGGCGGACGGCACGCGGGCGCGGCTGGAGGGGCACATGGGCCTGGAGGCGGACTGCGCCTTCTGTCCCAGGGAGGTGAGCCTGGAGCCGGGCGCGGCCTCCCCCTGGCCCCTGGCCCAGGTGATCCGCTCCGGGCAGGCCGAGCAGGTCCAGGGACTGGAAGCCCGCTTCGGTCCCCTCCCCCTGCGAGACGGCGTGCCGCAGCCGGGCTCCGCGCTCGTCCTGCCCATGGCCCGCCCCGGCGAGTCGAATCCCGCGGGCGTGCTCGTGCTGGGCATGTCCCCGCGGGTGCCCGCGGATGCGTCGTACCGGTCGTTCCTGGAGCTGGTCGCCAACGGACTGGGCGCGGCCATCGCCGGGGCCCGCGCGCACGAGGACGCCCGGCGTCAGGCGGAGGCCCTGACGGAGCTGGACCGGGCGAAGACGGCCTTCTTCTCCAACGTCAGCCACGAGTTCCGCACGCCGCTGACGCTGATGCTGGGGCCGCTGGGGGACGTGCTCGCGGATGGCGAGCACCCGCTGGAGCCCGCGCACCGCGAGCGGCTGACGATCGTCCAGCGCAACAGCCAGCGGCTGCACAAGCTGGTGAACAGCCTGCTCGACTTCAGCCGCCTGGAGGCGGGCCGCATGCGGGCCACCTTCGAGCCCACGGACCTGGGGCCGCTCACCGCAGGGCTCGCGAGCGCGTTCGACTCGCTGGCGAAGAAGGCGGGGCT
This DNA window, taken from Corallococcus coralloides DSM 2259, encodes the following:
- a CDS encoding class I fructose-bisphosphate aldolase, yielding MAYTDRVKQILSWYPSDNPGTLTNLARLLNHGTLAGTGKLVILPVDQGFEHGPARSFGPNPAGYDPDYHAQLAIESGCNAYAAPLGFLEAIAGKLAGEIPLILKVNNSDSLAKTAAPMSAVTSSVKDAVRLGCTAVGYTIYPGSAARNEQYQDLRDIIAEAKSYGLPTVLWAYPRGALTKEGETAIDVVAYAAQISAQMGAHIIKVKPPTDFLEQAEAKKAFEKANISTKTLADRVREVVRSAFNGKRIVIFSGGEAKETSALMEDIKQIHQGGGFGSIMGRNAFQRPHDESIKLLKDVMNVFAGK